In the genome of Conger conger chromosome 8, fConCon1.1, whole genome shotgun sequence, one region contains:
- the LOC133134596 gene encoding complexin-1, with amino-acid sequence MDFVMKQALGGATKDMGKMLGGEEEKDPDAEKKEEERQEALRQQEEERKAKYARMEAERESMRQGIRDKYGLKKKEEREAEAQAAMEQASEGSLTRPKKAVPAGCGDEEEEDEGIMDTVMKYLPGPLQDMFNKK; translated from the exons GGGCAACCAAGGACATGGGTAAGATGCTGGGAGGGGAAGAAGAGAAGGATCCCGATGCAGAGAAAAAGGAGGAAGAAAGACAAGAGGCCCTGCGGcaacaggaggaggagaggaaggccaAATACGCAAGGatggaggcggagagagagtCCATGAGACAGGGAATCAGGGATAAG TACGGCCTTAAGAAGAAGGAGGAGCGCGAAGCCGAGGCCCAGGCCGCCATGGAGCAGGCCTCCGAGGGGAGCCTCACGCGCCCCAAAAAGGCCGTGCCGGCTGGCTGCGGggacgaagaggaggaggatgagggcaTCATGGACACGGTTATGAAGTACCTCCCCGGTCCTCTTCAAGACATGTTCAATAAAAAGTAA